Within bacterium, the genomic segment ACCTTTGCCAGGCGCGGACGGTGACCTCGCCACGGTCGATCCAGAAGGCGTCCAGATAGATGATCCGTTGGGGGCGCTCCTCGGGCGGGCCGTTCCGGGTGCCCTGGGTGAACTCGCCCGCCGGGACGAGGAC encodes:
- a CDS encoding SUMF1/EgtB/PvdO family nonheme iron enzyme, which produces MRSAILTLWIILLAAQAAGGGAPSAVEIRIGLKDGRPMVLVPAGEFTQGTRNGPPEERPQRIIYLDAFWIDRGEVTVRAWQR